The following coding sequences are from one Treponema bryantii window:
- a CDS encoding SAM-dependent methyltransferase, whose translation MERNLAFLAFPEMSELLISELAGRFGITQKPDARYGDLLYYEKLDLPELNDGTTALPYWARTVMLEPFFLKFDSIGEAAGELKKIQRNWAPYQYICFRRAQLIQEKLPYINLKDRNFPVKIPDSPMGLYTLIDEHTMIASAATSSTLPAGTLHFIEDHENPPSRAYLKIQESLTMANLLNGTDLPHEGQRCFEAGACPGGWTWVLVGLGAEVYAVDRAPLADSLMNNPLVTFQAHDAFTLKPEELGQVDWVFSDVICYPERLFEWINKWLEYKPDLNMICTIKMQGEINWPLIQQFADIPGSRIVHLNYNKHELTWIHTR comes from the coding sequence ATGGAAAGAAATCTTGCATTCCTGGCCTTTCCCGAGATGTCAGAACTCTTAATTTCTGAACTTGCAGGCCGATTTGGAATTACACAAAAGCCGGATGCACGCTACGGCGACCTTCTCTACTATGAAAAACTCGATTTGCCAGAGTTAAATGATGGTACAACAGCCCTTCCCTACTGGGCTCGTACCGTTATGCTCGAACCTTTCTTTTTGAAGTTTGATTCAATTGGAGAAGCCGCAGGAGAGCTAAAAAAAATTCAGAGAAACTGGGCACCGTATCAGTACATCTGCTTTCGCCGTGCTCAGCTGATTCAGGAAAAACTTCCATACATCAACTTAAAAGACAGAAACTTCCCGGTAAAAATTCCAGACTCACCAATGGGACTTTATACACTAATTGATGAGCACACAATGATAGCAAGTGCGGCCACCAGCAGCACACTTCCGGCAGGTACCCTTCATTTTATTGAAGACCACGAAAATCCGCCGAGCCGTGCATATCTGAAAATTCAGGAATCTCTTACAATGGCAAACCTTCTGAACGGCACAGATCTTCCACATGAAGGACAGCGCTGTTTTGAAGCAGGAGCATGTCCTGGAGGCTGGACTTGGGTACTCGTAGGACTTGGAGCTGAAGTTTATGCTGTAGACCGCGCCCCACTCGCAGATTCACTTATGAATAATCCGCTGGTAACATTCCAGGCACACGATGCTTTTACACTTAAACCGGAAGAACTCGGGCAAGTAGACTGGGTGTTTTCTGATGTAATCTGCTATCCGGAACGCCTTTTTGAATGGATCAATAAGTGGCTGGAATATAAACCAGACTTGAATATGATCTGTACAATCAAAATGCAGGGTGAAATTAACTGGCCGCTGATTCAGCAGTTTGCAGATATCCCTGGAAGCCGTATTGTACATTTAAACTACAATAAACACGAACTTACCTGGATTCATACCCGATAA